The Coregonus clupeaformis isolate EN_2021a chromosome 20, ASM2061545v1, whole genome shotgun sequence genome contains a region encoding:
- the LOC121533418 gene encoding breast cancer anti-estrogen resistance protein 3 isoform X3, whose translation MEGTPEKLRKELEEELKMGSEEPCSHAWYHGAIPRQVAENLIQRDGDFLIRDSLSSPGNYVLTCQWKNSPQHFKINKMVVAMNEAYSRVQYLFEKEGFDSVPALVRYYVGNRKPVTEVVGAIIFQPINRALPLRCLEEKYGVACVRVEAGLTLPERKSQTSKRLSLNIMNGHTQDQSLGRGNLLRNKDKCGSQPACLNHVQERRWPLKTHQSESFLPLGSRPQPQSQLMEHQPRPQSPVFRTGSEPALSPTVPRRLAFETQAGEAIRGSESQLCPKPPPKPSKVPSMRIPRSPRLQPLAPLASPAPGPPVPPLKHKKQHLIQALQPPQPPCPEVNYFELSPCSPAEWDRLQAPGLGPQPNNNNNINSYVERLRTEESERSSRGSKLDRSSYHHAIEALENGSEEEEVEQERKGEIEETGEEKERSFRRPVLETASAFQPGEFESRLLPAENKPLEMSVLKRAKELLVQKEPHIIAMHILMADCQVARVLGVSEEVKGQMGVSSGLELVTLPHGRQLRRDLMERHHTMAIGVAVDILGCTGSLEERTATLNRIIMVALELKDSMGDLYAFSSIMKALDMPQITRLDHTWTMLRRKYTQTAIIYEKSLKPFYKGLYEGTADMPLTGTTMPLLMPLLILMERPAVAFEGMELWESNDQGCEIMLRHLDEARSVAHNADAYTANTEHVLKDFQADEDLLEIFKTDFQLRLLWGSRGAAVNQMERYDKFTLILTALSRKLEPAVKHTEL comes from the exons GTGGCAGAGAACCTGATTCAGCGAGACGGGGACTTCCTGATCCGGGACTCTCTGTCCAGCCCTGGGAACTACGTCCTAACCTGCCAGTGGAAGAACAGCCCTCAGCACTTCAAGATCAATAAGATGGTGGTGGCCATGAATGAGGCCTACTCCCGGGTGCAGTACCTGTTTGAGAAGGAGGGCTTCGACAGCGTGCCCGCCCTGGTGCGCTACTACGTGGGTAACAGGAAACCAGTGACGGAGGTGGTGGGGGCCATCATCTTCCAGCCCATCAACAGGGCCTTGCCCCTGCGCTGCCTAGAGGAGAAGTATGGGGTGGCCTGTGTCCGTGTGGAGGCCGGTCTGACCCTGCCCGAGAGGAAGAGCCAGACCTCCAAACGCCTGAGCCTCAACATCATGAACGGACACACCCAGGACCAAAGCCTTGGACGTGGGAACCTGCTTAG GAACAAAGACAAGTGTGGAAGCCAGCCGGCGTGTCTGAACCACGTTCAGGAGAGACGGTGGCCTCTCAAAACCCACCAGTCAGAGAGCTTCCTTCCTCTAG gctccaggccccagccccagtcccagctgATGGAGCATCAGCCTAGGCCCCAGTCTCCAGTGTTCAGGACGGGCAGTGAGCCGGCCCTCAGCCCCACCGTGCCAAGGAGGTTGGCCTTTGAGACCCAGGCCGGGGAGGCCATCCGGGGCTCAGAAAGCCAGCTCTGCCCCAAGCCGCCCCCCAAGCCCAGCAAGGTGCCCTCCATGAGGATTCCCCGCTCCCCACGCCTGCAGCCCCTGGCCCCTCTGGCCAGCCCAGCCCCAGGTCCCCCTGTTCCTCCACTGAAGCACAAGAAGCAGCATCTGATCCAGGCTCTCCAGCCTCCCCAGCCCCCCTGCCCAGAGGTGAACTACTTTGAGCTGAGCCCCTGCAGCCCAGCAGAGTGGGACAGGCTCCAGGCCCCAGGCTTGGGCCCCcagcccaacaacaacaacaatatcaaCAGCTACGTAGAGAGGCTTAGgacagaggagagtgagaggagcagCCGTGGCTCCAAACTGGACCGCAGCTCCTACCACCATGCCATCGAAGCCCTGGAGAATGGCAgcgaagaggaggaggtggaacaagagaggaaaggagagatagaggagacaggggaggagaaagagaggagcttCCGGCGGCCGGTGTTGGAGACTGCGTCTGCGTTCCAGCCGGGGGAGTTTGAATCCAGGCTGCTGCCTGCAGAGAACAAACCCCTGGAGATGAGTGTGCTGAAGAGAGCCAAAGAACTGCTGGTTCAGAAAGAACCCCACATCATCGCCATGCACATCCTCATGGCAGACTGCCAG GTTGCTAGGGTACTTGGCGTCTCTGAGGAGGTGAAAGGTCAAATGGGTGTGTCCTCTGGTCTGGAGCTGGTGACCTTACCCCACGGCAGGCAGCTGCGTCGAGACCTGATGGAAag GCACCACACCATGGCTATCGGGGTTGCCGTGGACATCCTGGGCTGCACAGGAAGTCTGGAGGAGCGTACCGCCACACTGAACCGCATCATCATGGTGGCTCTAGAACTGAAGGACTCCATGGGGGATCTGTACGCCTTCTCCTCCATCATGAAAGCACTGGACATGCCTCAG ATCACACGGTTAGACCACACCTGGACCATGCTGAGGAGGAAATACACTCAGACTGCCATCATATACGAGAAGTCTCTAAAGCCCTTTTACAAGGGGCTGTATGAAGGAACAG cggacATGCCCCTGACTGGCACCACGATGCCCCTACTAATGCCCCTGCTCATCTTGATGGAGCGCCCGGCGGTGGCGTTTGAGGGCATGGAACTGTGGGAGAGCAATGACCAGGGCTGTGAGATCATGCTACGTCACCTAGATGAGGCCCGCAGCGTGGCACACAACGCTGACGCATACACCGCTAACACTGAACATGTCCTGAAAG ACTTCCAGGCTGACGAGGACCTGCTGGAGATCTTTAAAACAGACTTCCAGCTCCGTCTGCTGTGGGGGAGTAGAGGGGCGGCCGTCAACCAGATGGAGAGATACGACAAGTTCACACTCATCCTAACTGCTTTGTCCAGAAAGCTGGAGCCAGCGGTCAAACACACAGAACTCTAA
- the LOC121533418 gene encoding breast cancer anti-estrogen resistance protein 3 isoform X2 — MSERCNVLRTLTAALCCFYQKSSVIGAKFSRDKYIMEGTPEKLRKELEEELKMGSEEPCSHAWYHGAIPRQVAENLIQRDGDFLIRDSLSSPGNYVLTCQWKNSPQHFKINKMVVAMNEAYSRVQYLFEKEGFDSVPALVRYYVGNRKPVTEVVGAIIFQPINRALPLRCLEEKYGVACVRVEAGLTLPERKSQTSKRLSLNIMNGHTQDQSLGRGNLLRNKDKCGSQPACLNHVQERRWPLKTHQSESFLPLGSRPQPQSQLMEHQPRPQSPVFRTGSEPALSPTVPRRLAFETQAGEAIRGSESQLCPKPPPKPSKVPSMRIPRSPRLQPLAPLASPAPGPPVPPLKHKKQHLIQALQPPQPPCPEVNYFELSPCSPAEWDRLQAPGLGPQPNNNNNINSYVERLRTEESERSSRGSKLDRSSYHHAIEALENGSEEEEVEQERKGEIEETGEEKERSFRRPVLETASAFQPGEFESRLLPAENKPLEMSVLKRAKELLVQKEPHIIAMHILMADCQVARVLGVSEEVKGQMGVSSGLELVTLPHGRQLRRDLMERHHTMAIGVAVDILGCTGSLEERTATLNRIIMVALELKDSMGDLYAFSSIMKALDMPQITRLDHTWTMLRRKYTQTAIIYEKSLKPFYKGLYEGTADMPLTGTTMPLLMPLLILMERPAVAFEGMELWESNDQGCEIMLRHLDEARSVAHNADAYTANTEHVLKDFQADEDLLEIFKTDFQLRLLWGSRGAAVNQMERYDKFTLILTALSRKLEPAVKHTEL; from the exons GTGGCAGAGAACCTGATTCAGCGAGACGGGGACTTCCTGATCCGGGACTCTCTGTCCAGCCCTGGGAACTACGTCCTAACCTGCCAGTGGAAGAACAGCCCTCAGCACTTCAAGATCAATAAGATGGTGGTGGCCATGAATGAGGCCTACTCCCGGGTGCAGTACCTGTTTGAGAAGGAGGGCTTCGACAGCGTGCCCGCCCTGGTGCGCTACTACGTGGGTAACAGGAAACCAGTGACGGAGGTGGTGGGGGCCATCATCTTCCAGCCCATCAACAGGGCCTTGCCCCTGCGCTGCCTAGAGGAGAAGTATGGGGTGGCCTGTGTCCGTGTGGAGGCCGGTCTGACCCTGCCCGAGAGGAAGAGCCAGACCTCCAAACGCCTGAGCCTCAACATCATGAACGGACACACCCAGGACCAAAGCCTTGGACGTGGGAACCTGCTTAG GAACAAAGACAAGTGTGGAAGCCAGCCGGCGTGTCTGAACCACGTTCAGGAGAGACGGTGGCCTCTCAAAACCCACCAGTCAGAGAGCTTCCTTCCTCTAG gctccaggccccagccccagtcccagctgATGGAGCATCAGCCTAGGCCCCAGTCTCCAGTGTTCAGGACGGGCAGTGAGCCGGCCCTCAGCCCCACCGTGCCAAGGAGGTTGGCCTTTGAGACCCAGGCCGGGGAGGCCATCCGGGGCTCAGAAAGCCAGCTCTGCCCCAAGCCGCCCCCCAAGCCCAGCAAGGTGCCCTCCATGAGGATTCCCCGCTCCCCACGCCTGCAGCCCCTGGCCCCTCTGGCCAGCCCAGCCCCAGGTCCCCCTGTTCCTCCACTGAAGCACAAGAAGCAGCATCTGATCCAGGCTCTCCAGCCTCCCCAGCCCCCCTGCCCAGAGGTGAACTACTTTGAGCTGAGCCCCTGCAGCCCAGCAGAGTGGGACAGGCTCCAGGCCCCAGGCTTGGGCCCCcagcccaacaacaacaacaatatcaaCAGCTACGTAGAGAGGCTTAGgacagaggagagtgagaggagcagCCGTGGCTCCAAACTGGACCGCAGCTCCTACCACCATGCCATCGAAGCCCTGGAGAATGGCAgcgaagaggaggaggtggaacaagagaggaaaggagagatagaggagacaggggaggagaaagagaggagcttCCGGCGGCCGGTGTTGGAGACTGCGTCTGCGTTCCAGCCGGGGGAGTTTGAATCCAGGCTGCTGCCTGCAGAGAACAAACCCCTGGAGATGAGTGTGCTGAAGAGAGCCAAAGAACTGCTGGTTCAGAAAGAACCCCACATCATCGCCATGCACATCCTCATGGCAGACTGCCAG GTTGCTAGGGTACTTGGCGTCTCTGAGGAGGTGAAAGGTCAAATGGGTGTGTCCTCTGGTCTGGAGCTGGTGACCTTACCCCACGGCAGGCAGCTGCGTCGAGACCTGATGGAAag GCACCACACCATGGCTATCGGGGTTGCCGTGGACATCCTGGGCTGCACAGGAAGTCTGGAGGAGCGTACCGCCACACTGAACCGCATCATCATGGTGGCTCTAGAACTGAAGGACTCCATGGGGGATCTGTACGCCTTCTCCTCCATCATGAAAGCACTGGACATGCCTCAG ATCACACGGTTAGACCACACCTGGACCATGCTGAGGAGGAAATACACTCAGACTGCCATCATATACGAGAAGTCTCTAAAGCCCTTTTACAAGGGGCTGTATGAAGGAACAG cggacATGCCCCTGACTGGCACCACGATGCCCCTACTAATGCCCCTGCTCATCTTGATGGAGCGCCCGGCGGTGGCGTTTGAGGGCATGGAACTGTGGGAGAGCAATGACCAGGGCTGTGAGATCATGCTACGTCACCTAGATGAGGCCCGCAGCGTGGCACACAACGCTGACGCATACACCGCTAACACTGAACATGTCCTGAAAG ACTTCCAGGCTGACGAGGACCTGCTGGAGATCTTTAAAACAGACTTCCAGCTCCGTCTGCTGTGGGGGAGTAGAGGGGCGGCCGTCAACCAGATGGAGAGATACGACAAGTTCACACTCATCCTAACTGCTTTGTCCAGAAAGCTGGAGCCAGCGGTCAAACACACAGAACTCTAA